In Callospermophilus lateralis isolate mCalLat2 chromosome 4, mCalLat2.hap1, whole genome shotgun sequence, one genomic interval encodes:
- the LOC143396946 gene encoding olfactory receptor 6C75-like, which produces MRNHTIVTNFIIVGLTADPNWEIVIFLFLLLTYLLSTTGNLLIILLTLLDSRLKTPMYFFLRNFSFLEISLTTACIPRYLVSIVTKEKTISRDACVAQALFAVFIGITQFLLLAVMSYDRYVAICKPLHYATIMSSRVSHLLVAACWIAAGVAIIHGVIVSLTIEFCDGNVIEHFLCDTSPILKLSCTDTKEMEFSNFILAIITLLNTLALVLFSYIKIISTVMKIPSAQERKKAFSTCSSHLIVVCISYGSCIFMYIKPSAEERISLNKGVSVLTVSIAPVLNPFIYTLRNKQVIQALRDLVKKCTFTTLK; this is translated from the coding sequence ATGAGGAACCACACAATAGTGACAAACTTCATTATTGTAGGACTGACAGCGGACCCAAATTGGGAaattgtaatttttctttttctacttctAACATATCTTTTGAGTACTACAGGAAATCTTCTTATCATCCTTCTGACCTTGCTGGATTCCCGCCTCAAAACGCCCATGTATTTCTTCCTAAGAAATTTTTCCTTCTTAGAAATCTCATTGACAACTGCCTGCATCCCTAGATACCTGGTCAGCATAGTCACTAAGGAAAAGACTATTTCCCGTGATGCTTGTGTGGCACAGGCACTTTTTGCTGTTTTCATAGGTATAACACAGTTTCTCCTGTTGGCAGTTATGTcctatgaccgctatgtggccatctgcaaACCCCTCCATTATGCAACCATTATGAGCAGCAGAGTGAGCCACCTGCTGGTTGCTGCCTGTTGGATAGCTGCTGGGGTAGCTATCATTCATGGAGTTATTGTGAGTCTGACCATAGAATTCTGTGATGGCAATGTTATTGAACATTTCTTGTGTGATACCTCTCCTATCCTGAAACTTTCTTGCACAGACACCAAGGAAATGGAattctcaaattttattttagCCATTATCACACTCTTAAATACACTGGCTCTGGTATTGTTCTCTTATATCAAAATCATATCAACAGTTATGAAGATCCCTTCTGCCCAGGAGAGAAAGAAGGCTTTTTCCACCTGTTCCTCCCACCTGATTGTGGTCTGCATCTCTTATGGCAGTTGTATTTTTATGTATATCAAACCTTCTGCAGAGGAAAGGATATCTTTAAACAAGGGGGTGTCAGTGCTCACTGTTTCCATTGCACCTGTACTAAATCCTTTCATATATACCCTAAGAAATAAGCAAGTGATACAAGCCCTGAGGGACCTAGTAAAAAAATGTACCTTTACAACTTTGAAGTAA
- the LOC143396948 gene encoding olfactory receptor 6C76-like, whose translation MKNHTSATEFILLGLTDDPKLNIFIFLFLFFTYILSIIGNLTIITLTLVDLHLKTPMYFFLRNFSFLEISFTTVSIPRYLVSIITGDKTISYNSCMAQEFFFILLGATEFFLLTVMSYDRYVAICKPLHYTTIMNSKICTLLVLGSWLTGFLIIFPPVIMGLQMDFCDSNIIDHFTCDSSPLLLISCTDTTYLELFAFFLAVLTLIATLTLVILSYVFIIKTILRIPSTEQRKKAFSTCSSHMIVVSISYGSCIFMYVKTSAKEGEALTKGIAVLNTSVAPMLNPFIYSLRNQQVKQSFKNLIKKCFSNKI comes from the coding sequence atgaaaaaccatACATCTGCAACTGAGTTCATTCTTCTGGGATTAACAGATGACCCAAagctaaatattttcatttttctatttctatttttcacCTACATACTGAGCATTATTGGAAATTTAACAATTATCACCCTCACTCTGGTAGACTTGCACCTAAAAACACCCATGTATTTCTTCCTTAGGAATTTCTCTTTCCTAGAAATCTCATTCACCACAGTTTCTATTCCTAGATACCTGGTGAGCATTATAACAGGGGATAAAACCATTTCCTATAATTCTTGCATGGCCCAggaatttttctttatattgctTGGTGCAACAGAATTTTTCCTTTTGACTGTGATGTCCTATGACCGTTATGTGGCTATCTGCAAGCCTCTGCACTACACAACAATAATGAACAGCAAGATCTGCACCCTGCTTGTCCTTGGTTCTTGGCTGACTGGCTTTCTCATTATCTTTCCACCTGTGATCATGGGACTTCAAATGGATTTCTGTGACTCCAACATCATTGACCACTTCACCTGTGACTCCTCTCCTTTGCTCCTGATCTCCTGTACAGACACAACCTACCTAGAGCTCTTTGCATTTTTCTTGGCAGTATTAACTCTCATTGCAACCTTAACATTGGTGATTCTTTCCTATGTGTTCATCATTAAAACAATTCTGAGGATCCCCTCCACTGAGCAAAGGAAAAAGGCCTTTTCCACTTGCTCCTCACACATGATTGTTGTCTCCATTTCTTATGGAAGCTGCATTTTCATGTATGTCAAAACTTCAGCCAAAGAAGGAGAAGCATTGACCAAGGGCATAGCTGTGCTCAATACCTCTGTTGCCCCAATGTTAAATCCTTTTATTTACTCCTTAAGGAACCAGCAAGTAAAACAATCCTTTAAGAACTTGATTAAGAaatgtttttcaaataaaatttag